A region of the Conger conger chromosome 6, fConCon1.1, whole genome shotgun sequence genome:
CCTGACGAGCCCCGCCtcgcccccggcccccggccccccggccccctgcctcgcccccggccccccggccccctgccccgccctatGGACCACTAGGAGAGTAGCACTTGACATGACTGTACATAGTTTTTCTACCGGTTTATTTTACTGCATAGCTTCGTCTGTGCTGATGCTGATGCCTTAAACAATGTTGTGTTTCATGCGATACTGGTAAAGACGTGACATATTGATGATGGTGACgatgaaaatgataaaatcAGTGTTGACACTTGGTTTGTTTGGGAAAGTttccaggagagaagagagagaggtgggccACAGGGGGAACTGATGTGttctgtttcattttaattttgttttgttttttgtttttttctccgtTGCTTATATTTGTAACGGGTAGCGTAAGTGCAAATGAATGCCTCCGAACCACCAaagattgtcttttttttttttttttcttgccttcAAGCGTTACAGTTTGCCTATTTGTTCAAAAAAGTGAGCGATAAAAAgaagtgagaaagggagagtgaaaaGATGCTGGACTGTGAATTCACTGCAAACTGTGTTGTTCGACAAGGCAGGAAACAAagggccccctccccccagtccAGAGCAGAGGTTTATAGAACACTTACGGATTTAAAGGGTCTCTGTAGCACATTAAAGTACGACATGCAGAACAGTCACAGACTGGGTGGAGCAGGGccacatcagccacaggagcTCCTGTCACCTGCACAACATCGATCTGCATCAGTATCTCACAGCTATGCAGCCAACCAACATCCACAAACTCTGTTGAAAATGTAGGCCTTTTGATTGTTTTAaaactttttgttttaattttcagTAAGGTTGTGATTATTTATGACATTTATATATCCTGTCTATTTATTTGCTTGTAATTACTTGGCCTCCAACATGATTTTTGAGTATGGGAAATGGCCAGTGATACTAGTCAAGGACATTCTGTTGACAGTTCTGAGCTACATTGTGTGTATTGAGTTTCTCCAGGCTGTCCGGGCTCAACTTCTCCTGTTGTGTAAACCTCCTCATGTAGGTCTGGGACTGACAAGTGACTGCTGTGTAATGGAGCAACCTGCATGCtcttaaaatgtgtaattaagACTTGAGCTAGATAAATGAAGAATTAATTGGTCCGAACTCTTGATAACGGTTCGGTTCTGTTTTtactttacttaaaaaaaaaaaaagtaagagcAGTGGTCAGCTTCTAGCTGTTGGCTGTTTCCGTGCCACATTATGGACACTATCAAGAGGACCGATCTTCATCTTTATCTTCATCCATCAGATCCTGAAATGCCACCAGAAGAGCACTAATGCCTGGAATGCTGCAGTGCTAACAATATAATGGTTTCATACTGTGTGCTATAGCCTGTCAAATATaacatacaaatgcaaattaacCACTTTGCGCTGGAGGAAGCTGTATTTTCTCCTGAAATCAGTTGATGGTTCATACGTATGAATGCACCTGGCTTTGGATCGATGATGTTCTTGCTTGCAGTGCATTCACCCATGTACACAGACTTGCTCCTGtgtctcccctgtgtctgtaGGGGTTTCTATTGGCCAGTCCCTTTGAGCTTTTTTGACTTTAGTTGTCCACATTCTTGGTGCCTAACTCTGTGCTGATTCCCTGATTATTAGTCAGACAGTCAGACAAccatattgcagtatattaaataaattgatCCATTGCATAAGCAAGTTTTACCTATTCGCTATCTCTTGGAAAACTTTGCTGTTTCTGAGTTCACATGGCAAAAAGGCATGAGATATGGGTAAATTACAAAAGAAAGCTACATGCATGGTGGCACAGTTTGGCTACTACCATAAAGATAGCACACCCCACTGGATTAACGTTTGGGGAGTCCAGTCAAAGGGGAAAGAACTGCCATCACCTGTGGCCACCAGTCACAGGGTAGAAGAGCTCAAAATCCACAATCCACAGTGGATTTCCACAACCTCTGAAACCTTACATGGGGCATTATCTTGGGTAGCTATAGATTCCTGTGTCACTCATTCTAAACAATCCTGTAACTTGTGGTCTCTGTAGAAAAaatcagaacaaaacaaaaaaaaacaaatacaagtgACTTTGAGCTCCTCGCTCATTCATTGCTCCAGTGAATGCTTGGGGATGATCCACATACATGTTTCACAAACAGAATCAAAATTGATGTCTAAAATATGCAGGAAGGGGCATGCAGAACAATGTCTGATGTCCTCAGTTTTCTCACCCGAAAGCGACCAACTGGTTTTGCACACATATTTACTGAGGTGTTCAGCTTCCTTGTTGTGAAAAGATGTCAAACAAATGAGTAAAACAAGTGGTATGATGTTCCTTCATGTGACAGACGGCTCAACAGATGCTCcaataaacatttgttttcatgaaCTGACTCAGgacatgtttttttccattcagaaATGTATGCTTTGTAAATTCCTTTCAAAATATATCACGTACATATGAGAAATTATGAAAATAgcattgaatgcatttataACACAGAGGGTTGTCtggtataaaaatataaaaccagAAATGTCATTTCTGTTTACATAGTTGCATTTTTGCCTTTCCCAAATGTGACAATCGGTACAAGATTTGAAGATATTGTTGCAATtttattattgtacatttttaatattaactatattgatattaatattgaaagcaatggagtttgtgaacactgactgacttaaaataaaaataaaataaaaacattccagaaaacatACTCTTCATAGGGGTTAATGCACTTTGCTCTGAGGGACATAcgtacaaataaaatacaaatgaatacatGTTAGTTGCTGCAGCATCATAAAGTACATATCATGTTGGTTGCTATGGCATTGTAAAGTACATACCAAACATTAAGATATTAATCTAATGCATTCATTAACAACTGGGGCTGATTATCAATTGTTCAAAAATGCATTACCAAGATAATGTTTATTATGAGGTGATATTCCACTCTTTCCAACAACAAACGCTCCTCAGCTGGTGATACTCTTAAGTGTGTATTTCAGACACTGCCATAACCCAGAAGCCACTGTTCACGCGGCAGGGTTGTTATCTCACTCAAtgggctgtgggctgcaggTTCTCTTTGTGCATAGAGTGAGATGGGTCGCGCTGGGTGCAGATTATCGGTGCCAATCTAGCGCGAGGGATGGGCCTCACCAATATCGTAGGTTTTGGCGTTGGGTTGGTCAAGTCTTCAGGCACCTCTGAGTAAGACATTCATAATCACGCTGTGCAAGAACAGGATAAGCGTAGAAAGCTCATTAGCTGTTGTTTTCATGCTCGCAGGCTCACCTATGAATGTGTCGTAGGGCTGGGACTGTCGGTACGGTAGGACACGATACTCCATCCGGGTCAGAAAATAATCCAGAACGTCCTGGAGGCTAGGGACGGTCACCTGCCCCCCCGGGGGAAATAATCAACAGTAATTTTCATCAGTTGCTCTTTTTCGAAAGCACAGGGACCTGTCAGGAAGCCAAGACAGCAACTCACCGGCTCATTCAGCTCAATGACCAACCCAGAGTCATGTGACTGCACTTTATAGTGTCTCATAACCGGACCACTGGAATAAAAGGAACAAGAGGACATGGCTGAGTGAAGTCAAtgtgcacacctgtgtgtgcgtgtgtgtatgtgtgtgtgtgtttgtgtgtgtgaaggagtgcCAGCCTCAGACCTGGACAGTATTTGTCTCATGGAGACAGCATAACCGCCGATGCACCCAGATGGCCTCAGGAGGATGCTGCCACACTGGGGATTGTCCTCCAGCATCTGCTCCGCCTCCATTCGCGACACTTCATAGAAgcacctgagagacagagagagagacatgggctTCAGTCCTGTGTCGCTTCTTTTTAGACTCTATGACACCCAAAACCAGACGAGAGTTGATTGAAGCCCGGTGAAAGCTGGATCTAAGCGGCATCTAAAGTGGTGATGAAGGGATAGAGTTTTTGAGACAGGGTAGGAGGGGCAGACTCACTGTGGTGTGACACTattggagagggtgggaggtgtggagagagcaggagatcGCTGGGCAGTGCAGGAGACAGGTGAGGGGAGCTCACTGGTCCTGGTGCGCTCCTGCTCCAGGACCTGCTCCAGATTTAGCAGCTGACCAGGGAGCAGCTGAATCTTACTGGGTATCTTCAGCTGAAAGATTACCATAATCGAGTTAACCATAATTATAAGTAATTGGctggcatttgtatagcgcctttatccaaagcactgcacaactgaatgcttcacattcacccattcatacaaacactcacacaccaacagtgattggctgccatgcaaggcaccaatcagctcgtcaggatcatctgggggttaggtgtcttgctcagggagactttgacacacccagggcaggatcgagaaagcaaccctcagactgcccGACTACaactcttaccgcctgagctaatgtcacccccaccatcatcatcatcgtcaaaATGACCATCAtcacctacactcagtgagcgcttcattaggcatttattagacttctactgctgtagcctatccagttacagttatgatgccttgtgtgttcagagatgttcttctgcataccactgcataCCACAACCAATAAAATgtgtggccattctcctctgacatctcttattaacaagatgtttctgtctgcagaactgctgctcactggatttattttaattttatttatttttttgcaccattatttgcaaactctagagactagtgtgtgtgacaatcccaggagatcagcagttactgacatactcaaaccacccgaTCTGccgccaccaacaatcattccactgtcaaagtcatttagatcacgttttttctccattctgatggatgatgtgaacattaactgaagctcctgacacatgattgtatgcatggcactgttgccacacaatcAGCTGTTTGGTGAGTGTAGATTCGCACTAATTAAACACATTGTACCAAAGCAGAATTATACAACTTCTAATACAGATGTCTCCTAACTAAAGATCTCTGTAGTGGGGGTAAATGGTAGAGAGTGAGGACactaaagaaaatgttttgattttgaaaaaagTATAGAGGTtgtaaaatatgttgtttttagATTATGGCCTAAGAGAGAGGACCAGAGTAATTGGATGGGGCAATATTTATTGCTTCTAAGAATGCTGATGTCCTCTGACATCATAGCCACACTGATACCCTAATCTAGGCCTGCAATATATGGGCCTGACCTGCTGCATAGTCTGTCACTGAAGAAACGCCAGAACCACCAGAACCTTCCCACATTAATGCAATCTGTAATATTCAGTTGAAATCATTCATTGAATGgccatatacagtggtgtgaaaaagtgtttcctgatttcttatttctttgcatgtttgtcacacttaaatgtttcagatcaccaaacaaatttaaatattagtcaaagacaacacaagtaaacacacaatgcagtttttaaatgaaggtttttattattatgggagaaaaaaaatccaaacctacatggccctgtgtgaaaaagtgattgccccccctgttaaaacataacttaactgtggtttatcaaacctgagttcaatttctctagccacacccaggcctgattactgccacacctgttctcaatcaagaaatcacttaaataggacctgcctgacaaagtgaagtagaccaaatgatcctcaaaagctagacatca
Encoded here:
- the LOC133131625 gene encoding signal-transducing adaptor protein 1-like, which produces MAAQNSISRAIEKRRGEITALPMYYSGQLLKKYTGEKDFKKFFAELRGSTIFLYMDDKSYKCTEKLELQYLKEMHVESPRPRGSPSIYTLTLEDEEVKFKIDDPNTAEEWRGFILTVANLKIPSKIQLLPGQLLNLEQVLEQERTRTSELPSPVSCTAQRSPALSTPPTLSNSVTPQCFYEVSRMEAEQMLEDNPQCGSILLRPSGCIGGYAVSMRQILSSGPVMRHYKVQSHDSGLVIELNEPVTVPSLQDVLDYFLTRMEYRVLPYRQSQPYDTFIETAKFSKR